A portion of the Fusobacterium russii ATCC 25533 genome contains these proteins:
- the rpmB gene encoding 50S ribosomal protein L28, which translates to MQRCEITGTGLISGNKISHSHRLTRRVWKPNLQVTTITVNGSPIKIKVCARTLKTLKGASDVEVMRILKANANTLSERLAKHLAK; encoded by the coding sequence ATGCAAAGATGTGAAATAACTGGAACTGGTCTTATTAGTGGAAATAAAATATCTCACTCTCATAGATTAACTAGAAGAGTTTGGAAGCCTAATCTACAAGTTACAACTATAACAGTAAATGGTTCACCTATAAAAATTAAAGTTTGTGCTAGAACTTTAAAAACTTTAAAAGGTGCTTCTGATGTTGAAGTTATGAGAATTTTAAAAGCTAATGCTAATACTCTTAGCGAAAGATTAGCAAAACATTTAGCAAAATAG